Proteins encoded together in one Vigna angularis cultivar LongXiaoDou No.4 chromosome 5, ASM1680809v1, whole genome shotgun sequence window:
- the LOC108338991 gene encoding protein ZINC INDUCED FACILITATOR-LIKE 1 isoform X2: MRTSRKEGRLRNMEEEKGKQPLLERKKYHENCPGCKVEKTKELSEGQGVPFTKLFIMWMVVLSSALPISSLFPFLYFMVRDFNIAKTEADISTYAGYVGSVFMLGRCLTSFLWGTIADLFGRKPAILIGVTSVVVFNTLFGLSTSFWMAIITRFLLGSFNGFLGPVKAYASELFREEHQALGLSTVSSAWGIGLIIGPSLGGYLAQPVEKYPNIFPKDSFWDKFPYFLPSLITSAFAFVVAIGCIWIPETLHNHNSSNESTEYAEALENGSDATDNEKITKKNENLFLNWPLMSSVIAYCVFSLHDIAYQEIFSLWAVSPPKMGGLNFTTNDVGNILSVSGLALIIYQLALYPFVQRASGAIGSARISALLTIPLLQSYPFIALFSGLALFIGLSTASSLKSILSITIVTGLFLQLNRVVEQHQRGAANGIAMTCMSLFKAIGPASD, encoded by the exons ATGCGAACTAGTAGGAAAGAGGGTCGTCTCAGAAACATGGAAGAGGAGAAAGGTAAACAGCCATTGTTGGAGAGGAAGAAGTACCATGAGAACTGCCCCGGTTGCAAAGTGGAGAAAACCAAAGAGTTGAGTGAGGGACAGGGTGTGCCATTTACAAAGCTTTTTATCATGTGGATGGTGGTGTTGAGTTCTG CACTGCCAATATCATCTCTCTTTCCGTTCCTCTATTTCATG GTAAGGGATTTTAATATAGCGAAAACAGAAGCTGATATTAGTACTTATGCTGGTTATGTGG GTTCTGTATTCATGCTTGGCAGATGTTTGACATCTTTTCTGTGGGGAACCATAGCAGATCTCTTTGGTCGAAAACCTGCTATACTTATAGGGGTTACTTCAGT TGTCGTTTTCAACACACTATTTGGCCTTAGCACAAGTTTTTGGATGGCTATTATCACGAGATTTCTTCTGGGAAGTTTCAATGGTTTTCTAGGACCAGTGAAG GCCTATGCCTCTGAACTTTTTAGAGAAGAACATCAAGCTCTAGGACTGTCAACA GTAAGCTCAGCTTGGGGCATAGGTTTAATAATTGGTCCATCACTGGGAGGCTATTTGGCTCAG CCAGTAGAGAAGTACCCAAATATTTTTCCAAAGGATTCCTTTTGGGATAA GTTTCCATACTTCTTGCCCAGCCTCATAACATCAGCATTTGCATTTGTAGTAGCAATCGGATGCATCTGGATTCCA GAAACACTTCACAACCACAATTCTAGCAATGAATCCACAGAGTATGCTGAAGCTTTAGAAAATGGAAGTGATGCCACAGACAAtgaaaagataacaaaaaagaatgaaaacCTTTTCCTGAATTGGCCCTTAATGTCATCTGTCATTGCTTATTGTGTCTTCTCACTTCATGACATTGCTTATCAAGAG ATTTTCTCCTTATGGGCAGTGAGTCCTCCAAAGATGGGGGGTTTGAACTTTACAACTAATGATGTTGGTAACATTCTTTCAGTATCAG GTCTTGCACTTATAATTTACCAACTTGCCTTATACCCTTTTGTGCAAAGAGCAAGTGGAGCTATTGGTAGTGCCCGCATTTCAGCTCTGTTAACCATACCTCTTTTGCAAAGCTACCCCTTCATTGCATTGTTCTCAGGCTTAGCACTATTCATAGGGTTGAGTACTGCTTCAAGTCTGAAGAGCATTCTGTCT ATCACCATCGTGACTGGTTTGTTCCTTCAACTAAACCGAGTAGTG GAACAACACCAAAGAGGAGCTGCTAATGGTATTGCAATGACATGCATGTCTCTATTCAAAGCTATTGGCCCTGCATCAG
- the LOC108338991 gene encoding protein ZINC INDUCED FACILITATOR-LIKE 1 isoform X1, protein MRTSRKEGRLRNMEEEKGKQPLLERKKYHENCPGCKVEKTKELSEGQGVPFTKLFIMWMVVLSSALPISSLFPFLYFMVRDFNIAKTEADISTYAGYVGSVFMLGRCLTSFLWGTIADLFGRKPAILIGVTSVVVFNTLFGLSTSFWMAIITRFLLGSFNGFLGPVKAYASELFREEHQALGLSTVSSAWGIGLIIGPSLGGYLAQPVEKYPNIFPKDSFWDKFPYFLPSLITSAFAFVVAIGCIWIPETLHNHNSSNESTEYAEALENGSDATDNEKITKKNENLFLNWPLMSSVIAYCVFSLHDIAYQEIFSLWAVSPPKMGGLNFTTNDVGNILSVSGLALIIYQLALYPFVQRASGAIGSARISALLTIPLLQSYPFIALFSGLALFIGLSTASSLKSILSITIVTGLFLQLNRVVEQHQRGAANGIAMTCMSLFKAIGPASGGALLTWSQKRIDSSFLPGTHVVFFVLNIVEAFGLLMMFKPFLGEKKKPDQLQ, encoded by the exons ATGCGAACTAGTAGGAAAGAGGGTCGTCTCAGAAACATGGAAGAGGAGAAAGGTAAACAGCCATTGTTGGAGAGGAAGAAGTACCATGAGAACTGCCCCGGTTGCAAAGTGGAGAAAACCAAAGAGTTGAGTGAGGGACAGGGTGTGCCATTTACAAAGCTTTTTATCATGTGGATGGTGGTGTTGAGTTCTG CACTGCCAATATCATCTCTCTTTCCGTTCCTCTATTTCATG GTAAGGGATTTTAATATAGCGAAAACAGAAGCTGATATTAGTACTTATGCTGGTTATGTGG GTTCTGTATTCATGCTTGGCAGATGTTTGACATCTTTTCTGTGGGGAACCATAGCAGATCTCTTTGGTCGAAAACCTGCTATACTTATAGGGGTTACTTCAGT TGTCGTTTTCAACACACTATTTGGCCTTAGCACAAGTTTTTGGATGGCTATTATCACGAGATTTCTTCTGGGAAGTTTCAATGGTTTTCTAGGACCAGTGAAG GCCTATGCCTCTGAACTTTTTAGAGAAGAACATCAAGCTCTAGGACTGTCAACA GTAAGCTCAGCTTGGGGCATAGGTTTAATAATTGGTCCATCACTGGGAGGCTATTTGGCTCAG CCAGTAGAGAAGTACCCAAATATTTTTCCAAAGGATTCCTTTTGGGATAA GTTTCCATACTTCTTGCCCAGCCTCATAACATCAGCATTTGCATTTGTAGTAGCAATCGGATGCATCTGGATTCCA GAAACACTTCACAACCACAATTCTAGCAATGAATCCACAGAGTATGCTGAAGCTTTAGAAAATGGAAGTGATGCCACAGACAAtgaaaagataacaaaaaagaatgaaaacCTTTTCCTGAATTGGCCCTTAATGTCATCTGTCATTGCTTATTGTGTCTTCTCACTTCATGACATTGCTTATCAAGAG ATTTTCTCCTTATGGGCAGTGAGTCCTCCAAAGATGGGGGGTTTGAACTTTACAACTAATGATGTTGGTAACATTCTTTCAGTATCAG GTCTTGCACTTATAATTTACCAACTTGCCTTATACCCTTTTGTGCAAAGAGCAAGTGGAGCTATTGGTAGTGCCCGCATTTCAGCTCTGTTAACCATACCTCTTTTGCAAAGCTACCCCTTCATTGCATTGTTCTCAGGCTTAGCACTATTCATAGGGTTGAGTACTGCTTCAAGTCTGAAGAGCATTCTGTCT ATCACCATCGTGACTGGTTTGTTCCTTCAACTAAACCGAGTAGTG GAACAACACCAAAGAGGAGCTGCTAATGGTATTGCAATGACATGCATGTCTCTATTCAAAGCTATTGGCCCTGCATCAGGTGGTGCATT